The following is a genomic window from Adhaeribacter radiodurans.
GCCCGAAGTACCTTCGATAATAGTACCGCCGGGCTTTAAAATACCTGCTTTTTCAGCATCCTCAATCATTTTAAGCGCCATCCGGTCTTTTACAGAATTACCGGGATTAAAGTACTCTACTTTGGCAAGGATGGTGGCTTTTACCCCATCAGTTACTTTATTTAGCTTTACCAGTGGCGTACGGCCAATAGCTTCGGAGATATGATTTAAATACATGAAAGCAATTTTTTATTGAAAACGGTAAAGCATACATTGCCGCCATCTTCCTTTATTACGTCACAAAAATAAGGTAATTATTCGGGATAATTAAACCAATGTCCGGATAGTTCCTCTACTTAGTAGCAATAAAATTCTTCGCTCCTGATTTGGTGCAAACCATTAAGCATTGGTTTCGACTATTAAACAGATAAGTAAGCATATAAAGTTGTCCTTATTAATTAAAAGGAATTCTACTATAATTAGAGGATAAGGTTAATCTTTGCTAAATAATAATAATTCACCTGATTCGCTGTTTAATCAAAGGCATCCACTCCAACCATTTGAAATTAACCAAACCGACAAGAATTAAATCTATTTACAGGTAATGAAAAATTTACTATTACTACCGCTTTTTTCCTGCTTATTAGGACTTGGTTATTGGACGAAGCAACAAACGGGTACGCAATTGAATGATATATTAAAAGGAAAATGGGGAAATGAGCGCATTCAGTTACAATACATTGTAGATAGTAATTTAATGCACGAAGAGGAAATTATCTCCGAAAAAGGTAAAACATATAGTTTTGATGGTTCTACTATTCAAATTACTTATCCAGATGGAACGGTTGCCCAAGGCACCTATTCCGTATTTATGGAAGAGGAAAAAAAGAAGGTAGCACTTCAACTGCACGGTACTACAACTACCTATACGCTAATTGCGGTAACTCCAACTAGTATGACCTGGCAAAAAGATATGGAAGACACTAATTACCAGGAAGGTTTAACTCGCAAATCTGCCGAACGGGCCATCTATACTGAGGTGTTTAAAAAGATTATTGCAGGAAAGTAATAATTAAAAAAAGTAAATTTTGATTGAGAGTTTTGTTTGAATGCGATTTTAGTGGGGGCTTATACGGGAAATTACCACTTTATATTGCCTTTATAGATTAAAAATGAGTGCAAATTGTTCACAAATAAAAAAGCACTTACCGAATTTCTTCCTGTAAGTGCTTGATTATGAAGTGGGCCCAGCTGGAATCGAACCAGCCACCTACTGATTATGAGTCAGTTGCTCTAACCGAATGAGCTATAGGCCCGTCAAAAAGAGTTTTAGTTCTTTTTGATTTTGGGAGTGCAATTTTACATATTTGCACCGCATTTTCCAAATACATTTTAAAAAATTCCCGTGGATTTAAGCCTTGTAAAAAATATTATTTTCGATTTGGGTGGGGTTATCATTAATTTAGCTTACCAAAACTCGGTAGATGCTTTACGCTCTTTAAGTAAAAAACAACAAGCTATTGATTTTACTCAGCAAGCTCAATCCGGACTTTTTGATTTGTACGAAACAGGCCAGATTACTTCAGAAGCTTTCCGGCAAGGTTTACGCGACACTTATGCGATAGAAGGCGAAGATAGCGCTTTAGATGCAGCCTGGAACGCCATGCTGCTCGATATTCCGCCCGAACGCATTCAATTATTACAGGCTCTCGGTAAAAAATTCCGCTTGTTTCTGCTTAGTAATACCAATGCCATTCATGCCGAACGATTTAATAAAACAGTACAAGAAGTATCGGGTTTACCGGGTTTAAATAGTTTATTTGAGAAAACATATTACTCTCATTTAGTGGGTATGCGCAAACCTGGTGCGGCCATATTCGAGCATATCTTAAATCAAAATAATTTAACAGCTGCCGAAACCTTATTTATTGACGATAGCTTACAGCACATTGAAGGTGCCCGGAAGTTAGGTTTGCAAACGCTGCACTTGCAGCCGCCGCTTACTATTAACGAATTTTTTAATCATGCGCGGTAGCTCTACAGTTAAAAATTACACTTTTCACCTGTTCCTATTCTGTTTAGCTTTGGTTACTACCACCTTAGCAGGTGCTGAATGGATGAGCGCGAAACCTCTATTGGTAGTTACTACTCAGTGGCGTATTATTCGCATTTTAACGAATGAGCAAGTTTTAAATGGCCTTTACTACTCGCTTCCGTTTTTAGGCGTATTAACGGCCCACGAGTTCGGGCATTATTTTACAGCACGTTATTATCGAATTCGTGTGTCACTCCCCTATTACATTCCGTTTTGGTTTCCTTTGCTTCCAACAATTGGAACAATGGGCGCCGTTATCCGCATTAAGGATCGTATTTTTTCTAAAAAAGAATTTTTTGATGTAGGTATTGCGGGTCCATTAGCTGGCTTTATAGTGGCTATTCCTTTGCTTTGGTACGGGTTCACGCATTTACCTAGTCCTGAGCATATTTTCACCATCCATCCCGAATATAAAAAATACGGTTTAGATTACGCCAGTAAAGTGTATCAGAATACGGGCGGCTCCATGGCCTTAGGTAAAAACTTATTATTTTTATTTTTCGAGAAATATGTAGCTCCTGACCCTGCCCTGGTACCTAACCAGTACGAGCTTATGCATTACCCGTATTTATTTGCTGGTTTTCTTTCCTTATTTTTTACCGCGATGAATTTACTGCCCATTGGGCAACTTGACGGTGGGCATATATTATACGGTTTAATTGGTTTTCGTAATTTTAACCGAATCTCTCCTGTATTTTTTATTATTTTTATTTTTTATGCTGGCTTAGGAGTAGTTGGTCCGCATACCCCACCCGACGAAAGGTACTGGCAATTTATATTGTACGCTGTTTACTTATATGTAGTATTTGAGAAAATTACTCCAAACGTTAAAATAGCCTTAACTTTAACTATTATTATGTTCTGCCTGCATGTTGGATTGGCTTTTATTTTTCCAGGCACCAAAGGTTATCCGGGTTGGTTAGTATTCGGGCTATTGTTATCCAGGTTATTAGGCATTTTTCATCCTCCTGCCCCCGACGAAGCTCCATTAAGTACAGGCAGAAAAGTACTTGGCTGGTTTGCTGTACTAATATTTCTGCTAAGTTTCAGTCCAGCGCCATTCTTGTACGAGTAAAACCTTTGTTTATGATAAATGTCTTTTGTTTTTAGAATTGGAGCAAATGATCACCTTTAATCATTTTTATCAAAGATTAACAAAAATGTTTTCATGTATAGGATGACGCAATTTTAATAATTTACTAAAATCCAATTAAATTTTCTTAAGAAGTAATAGGCCTAGATTATAGAACCTTGTTAGCTTAACTCGATATATTTGAATAATACTGTTTTGTATAAAATTATTAAAAATACATTTGTCATTTTGAACTTTTAATAATTTTTGCGGATTAGGCTACTTGAAAGACTAAGCGGCATGATTATTATATATACCTAAACCTATATAAATTAAAATCATTTTTTTAAGCTCTACTTACCAGTTACAGGTAACTTTCTAGTAATTAGACTATAATTTAAAAAAATAAAATAAATATGGAGTAAACGTTTATCATGGTATAAAAATTGTGAGTGGCCAAAACTTAAGCGTTTATTATTATTTACCCATAAACCATATATAGCGTTTTTTATTTATTGCTAGATAAAAACGCTTGGTGCAGAAAGTATTAAGTAGTACCTTTGAATAAATGAATAAATTATTTTAAAAATGCTATTCAATTCATTTGAATTCCTCCTCTTTTTTCCAGTAGTTACTATTTTATATTTTCTACTGCCACATCGCTTCCGGTGGTTCCATTTATTAGCAGCAAGTTGCTTCTTTTACATGTTCTTCAAGCCGGTTTACATTTTAATTTTATTCTTTACCATTGTAATCGACTATTACGCCGGGATTCTCATTGAAAACAGTGAGACAAAAAAGAAGAAGAAATTCTACCTGCTATGGAGTTTGGTAGCCAATATTGGTGTACTTGCAATTTTTAAGTACTATAATTTCTTTAATGATAATATTACGTCGCTTAGTGAGGCATTAGGTTACCAGAACCACATTCCTTACCTGACTATTCTTTTACCGATAGGGCTTTCTTTCCATACTTTTCAGGCCATGAGCTATACCATTGAGGTATACCGGGGAAACCATAAAGCAGAGCGACACTTCGGGATTTATGCCTTATATGTAATGTTCTATCCGCAGTTAGTAGCCGGACCAATCGAAAGGCCTCAGAACGTTTTACATCAATTTCACGAGAAACATTATTTCGACTACGATCGGGTTACTTCCGGTTTAAAGTTAATGGCTTGGGGTTTGTTTAAAAAAGTAGTGATCGCCGATAGGTTAGCTGTAATGGTAAACGAGGTTTATAACAATCCAACCCATTTTGAAGGTATCCCTTTAATATTGGCCACTGTATTTTTTGCTATTCAGATCTACTGCGACTTTTCCGGGTACTCTGATATAGCAATTGGTTCAGCTCAGGTAATGGGCTTTACTCTAATGCGAAACTTTAACCGACCTTATTTCTCTAAAAACATTAAAGAATTCTGGGGCCGGTGGCACATATCTCTTTCTACCTGGTTCCGGGATTATTTGTACATTCCGTTAGGTGGTAACCGGGTTCCA
Proteins encoded in this region:
- a CDS encoding HAD family hydrolase, which translates into the protein MDLSLVKNIIFDLGGVIINLAYQNSVDALRSLSKKQQAIDFTQQAQSGLFDLYETGQITSEAFRQGLRDTYAIEGEDSALDAAWNAMLLDIPPERIQLLQALGKKFRLFLLSNTNAIHAERFNKTVQEVSGLPGLNSLFEKTYYSHLVGMRKPGAAIFEHILNQNNLTAAETLFIDDSLQHIEGARKLGLQTLHLQPPLTINEFFNHAR
- a CDS encoding site-2 protease family protein translates to MRGSSTVKNYTFHLFLFCLALVTTTLAGAEWMSAKPLLVVTTQWRIIRILTNEQVLNGLYYSLPFLGVLTAHEFGHYFTARYYRIRVSLPYYIPFWFPLLPTIGTMGAVIRIKDRIFSKKEFFDVGIAGPLAGFIVAIPLLWYGFTHLPSPEHIFTIHPEYKKYGLDYASKVYQNTGGSMALGKNLLFLFFEKYVAPDPALVPNQYELMHYPYLFAGFLSLFFTAMNLLPIGQLDGGHILYGLIGFRNFNRISPVFFIIFIFYAGLGVVGPHTPPDERYWQFILYAVYLYVVFEKITPNVKIALTLTIIMFCLHVGLAFIFPGTKGYPGWLVFGLLLSRLLGIFHPPAPDEAPLSTGRKVLGWFAVLIFLLSFSPAPFLYE
- a CDS encoding MBOAT family O-acyltransferase — translated: MLFNSFEFLLFFPVVTILYFLLPHRFRWFHLLAASCFFYMFFKPVYILILFFTIVIDYYAGILIENSETKKKKKFYLLWSLVANIGVLAIFKYYNFFNDNITSLSEALGYQNHIPYLTILLPIGLSFHTFQAMSYTIEVYRGNHKAERHFGIYALYVMFYPQLVAGPIERPQNVLHQFHEKHYFDYDRVTSGLKLMAWGLFKKVVIADRLAVMVNEVYNNPTHFEGIPLILATVFFAIQIYCDFSGYSDIAIGSAQVMGFTLMRNFNRPYFSKNIKEFWGRWHISLSTWFRDYLYIPLGGNRVPKWRWYYNIFIVFLVSGFWHGANWTYIIWGALHGFYQVFGQITGKSRDRMVEALGLKKLPSLYKLIQIGTTFVLVCFAWVFFRANSVSDAWYIISHMFTGFSESVNLIAHNGFVRQRYLFLDQTKEIFLLSFVVISILIVIELFQRNRSLRLEVKKYPFPMRLVFYNIIILSILLLGSFSEAEFIYFQF